The region AGACCCGGGCCGCCGCGCTGCTGGTCACCCACGATCAGCGCGAGGCCCTGGCGGTGGCGCAGCGGGTGGCGGTGATGCGGGCCGGGCAACTCGTGCAGGTGGACAGCGCCGCCGAGCTCTTCGCCCGGCCGGCCACCGCCTGGGTGGCGGCTTTTCTGGGCCATAGCAACATTTTTGCGCTCCCAGGCACCGGCCAGGCCAGGGTGATTCCCGAACAGGCGCTGCGCCTGGGCGCCGGCGACCCCTGGCCGGTCACGCGCACGCAGCTGACCGACTCGGGACAGGAAGTCACGGTCAGGCACCCACTGGGCAGGCTAAAACTGCACCTCAGCCCCCGGGAGAGCCAGCTGCTGGAAGGTGTCCCGGCCAGCGGGCTGCAGCTGCGCCTGCAAGTGGACGAGGCAACCACCCTGCTGCTGCCCGACGACCGTGCGTCCGATGAGCCTGCGCCGGCCAGCCCCGGAACGGCGGCAGGGTGATGCCCGTCCATCCCGAACCATCAACCACGCAGCCGCCCGCGCCGGCGCGCACCGCCTGGCTGCTGGTGGCCGGGCGTCTCCGCCTGCCGGCCGACCTGAGCTGGCTGCCGGCCCCCGACTTGGTGATTGCCGCCGACGGTGGCGCCCGGCACGCCGCCGCACTGGGCCTGGCGGTGGACCGCTGGGTGGGCGACTTCGATTCATCAACTGGCACCGAGCTGGACGCGCCGCGTGAAGTTCACCCCACCGCCAAGGACCAGACCGATGGCGAACTGGCCACTCAGCTGGCGCTGGCGGCCGGCTGCACCCGGCTGGCAGTCGTGGGAGCCTTCGGCGGGCGGTTCGACCACGCGGCGGCGTTGCTGCTGGGCGCGGTGCGGCTGGCAGAACAGGGGCTGGACCTCTGGCTGACCAGCGGCGACGAACACGCCCGGCCGCTGGTCGGCGGCACCGGCCTGAGCCTGAAGCTGGCGCCGGGCACCACCCTGAGCGTGGTGGCGCTCAGCGACCTGGGCGGCCTCTCGCTGAGTGGGGTGCGCTGGCCGCTGCAGGGGGCGGATATTCCACTCGGCAGCGGCTGGACCCTCAGCAACGAGGCGCTTACCGGCGGGCCTGTGACCGCCAGTCTGGAGCGGGGGCGGGCGCTGCTGGTGTGGCACTCGCCCAGTTGACGCCCGGCGGTGCCGATTTGACAGAGGAGGCACGGGCAGGATAAAAAGAAGAGCACCCAAACTCTTTCTTCTTTTCAGACGCCGCCACTGCACACCGGAGGACCCATGACCTTTTCCCCTGCTGCCCGCGTCCGTTTCCCGCTGTCCCACGCCCAGCTGAGCCGCAACGCCTGGATCGGCTTTCTGATCGGCGTGGGGTTGGTGGCCGCCGTAGATGAAATCGGCCTGCACCAGCTGCTGGCCTGGCACCACTTTTACGACAAGTCCACCCCTAAGGTGGGCCTGTTCAGCGACGGCCTATTTCACGCCGCGCAGATGATTGCCCTGATTGCCGGCAGCTTCATGATGGTGGACATGCTCAAGGCCCGCGCCTTTTCGGGGCGGATGCTGGCGGCCGGCATCATCGCCGGGATGGGCGCTTTTCAGCTGTGGGACGGCACCATCAACCACAAGGTGCTGGAAATCCACCAGATTCGCTACGGCGTGGAAATTTTGCCGTATGACCTGACTTGGAACGCCATTGCCCTGGCCCTGCTGCTGACCGGCGCAGTGCTGTGGCGCCGTGGCCTGGCCGACCCGGCCGCGCGGCAGCCGCAATGAACCACGCCCACCACCTGCACCCG is a window of Deinococcus sp. Marseille-Q6407 DNA encoding:
- a CDS encoding thiamine diphosphokinase; amino-acid sequence: MPVHPEPSTTQPPAPARTAWLLVAGRLRLPADLSWLPAPDLVIAADGGARHAAALGLAVDRWVGDFDSSTGTELDAPREVHPTAKDQTDGELATQLALAAGCTRLAVVGAFGGRFDHAAALLLGAVRLAEQGLDLWLTSGDEHARPLVGGTGLSLKLAPGTTLSVVALSDLGGLSLSGVRWPLQGADIPLGSGWTLSNEALTGGPVTASLERGRALLVWHSPS
- a CDS encoding DUF2243 domain-containing protein, with translation MTFSPAARVRFPLSHAQLSRNAWIGFLIGVGLVAAVDEIGLHQLLAWHHFYDKSTPKVGLFSDGLFHAAQMIALIAGSFMMVDMLKARAFSGRMLAAGIIAGMGAFQLWDGTINHKVLEIHQIRYGVEILPYDLTWNAIALALLLTGAVLWRRGLADPAARQPQ